From one Gracilinanus agilis isolate LMUSP501 chromosome 5, AgileGrace, whole genome shotgun sequence genomic stretch:
- the MALSU1 gene encoding mitochondrial assembly of ribosomal large subunit protein 1: protein MGPGLRLGARSWGRLLPLLQPRVGAGWPGARPFAQAQRLPGSVLDLAAGARGLWRAVQLNEAGAPAERAAAAHVGPRFDIDLLVSLLRQENARDICVIQVSPALKYVDYFVVASGTSTRHLQAVAQYLVKTHKFLKSPSEAFARIEGKDSEDWLCVDFGCTVLHLMLPGTRETYELEKLWTLGPWDDQLAQIAPEALPEDFILGFSPEGEPSAFPPSEKINGEL, encoded by the exons ATGGGTCCGGGTCTGAGACTGGGGGCACGATCCTGGGGGCGCCTCCTGCCGCTCCTGCAGCCCCGCGTTGGCGCGGGCTGGCCAGGCGCGAGGCCCTTCGCGCAGGCGCAGAGGCTGCCCGGCTCGGTCCTCGACCTAGCGGCGGGGGCGCGCGGCCTCTGGAGAGCAGTGCAGCTGAACGAGGCTGGCGCCCCGGCGGAGCGGGCCGCGGCAG CTCATGTGGGCCCCAGATTCGACATCGACCTGCTCGTGTCCCTCCTGAGGCAGGAGAACGCACGGGACATTTGTGTGATCCAGGTCTCCCCCGCCCTGAAGTACGTGGATTACTTTGTGGTCGCCAGTGGGACCTCCACCAGACACCTCCAGGCTGTGGCCCAGTACCTCGTGAAAACG CATAAATTCCTGAAATCCCCGAGTGAGGCTTTCGCGCGGATTGAAGGGAAGGACTCGGAGGACTGGCTGTGTGTGGACTTCG GCTGCACGGTGCTTCATCTGATGCTTCCGGGGACTCGAGAAACCTATGAACTGGAGAAGTTGTGGACTCTGGGCCCTTGGGACGACCAGTTAGCTCAGATTGCCCCGGAAGCGTTGCCCGAAGACTTCATCCTTGGATTTAGTCCAGAAGGGGAGCCTTCAGCGTTCCCTCcatcagagaaaataaatggagaGCTTTGA